The Engystomops pustulosus chromosome 1, aEngPut4.maternal, whole genome shotgun sequence genome has a window encoding:
- the TSSK2 gene encoding testis-specific serine/threonine-protein kinase 2, whose protein sequence is MDDSSVLKVRGYRVGMILGEGSYAKVKSAFSERLKCSVAVKIINRRKVPPDFLLKFLPREMEILAILNHCCVVKTYEIFETAVGKIYIVMELGAQGDLLEYIKSRGPMPEDVARKLFHQLATAVKYCHDLDIVHRDLKCENILLDKEFNIKLSDFGFARRLGQDSNGKMVLSKTFCGSAAYASPEVLQGIPYEPKLYDVWSLGVILYIMVSGTMPYDDSNIKKMLRVQKQHHIDFPRYRRLSSDCKDIILNMLQPDISQRLTIDGILNHRWLQTLSKAKRTELNKKDVNPTNQVSVFKQDTANPNKATNTLPTIKEIQTISAETNLQEVLKQEQGKIPTDTNILTEDRPALISDNVPV, encoded by the coding sequence ATGGATGACTCTTCTGTTCTTAAAGTAAGAGGCTACAGAGTTGGCATGATCTTAGGCGAAGGCTCATATGCAAAAGTAAAGTCTGCATTTTCAGAACGTCTAAAATGTAGCGTTGCTGTGAAGATTATTAACCGTAGAAAAGTTCCTCCAGACTTTTTACTCAAGTTCCTTCCTCGTGAAATGGAGATCCTGGCTATTCTGAACCATTGCTGTGTTGTTAAGACATATGAAATATTTGAGACTGCTGTGGGCAAAATCTATATTGTAATGGAGCTGGGTGCCCAAGGGGATTTGTTGGAGTACATCAAGAGCAGAGGACCAATGCCAGAAGATGTGGCACGTAAACTGTTTCATCAACTAGCCACAGCTGTAAAGTATTGCCATGACTTAGATATTGTTCACAGGGATCTCAAGTGTGAGAATATTTTACTGGACAAAGAATTCAACATTAAACTTTCAGATTTTGGCTTTGCAAGACGTTTAGGCCAAGATAGCAATGGCAAGATGGTCCTCAGTAAAACGTTTTGTGGCTCAGCAGCTTATGCATCTCCAGAGGTCCTACAAGGTATACCCTATGAGCCCAAGCTCTATGACGTCTGGAGCCTTGGAGTGATACTTTACATAATGGTTTCTGGCACAATGCCTTATGATGATTCCAACATAAAGAAGATGTTGCGAGTACAGAAACAACACCACATAGACTTCCCACGCTATAGACGTCTTTCAAGTGACTGTAAAGACATCATTCTCAACATGCTTCAGCCAGATATAAGTCAACGTCTAACCATAGATGGAATTTTGAATCACAGATGGCTTCAGACTCTCTCAAAGGCTAAAAGAACTGAACTTAACAAAAAGGATGTGAACCCCACAAACCAGGTTTCTGTTTTCAAGCAAGATACCGCAAACCCAAATAAAGCTACTAATACCTTACCGACTATAAAGGAAATACAGACAATTTCTGCAGAAACAAATCTGCAAGAAGTCCTGAAACAAGAACAGGGCAAGATACCAACAGATACAAACATACTAACTGAAGACAGACCTGCCCTCATCAGTGACAATGTACCAGTATAG